The genomic interval TATCTCAGACAAAAAGAGGTTGGTTATCCTCAGAATTGGACAGAAAACATAGAAAGGAGAACCCTACCATGTCTATACATATAACGGATAATGACTTCATGAATAAACTAAACGGTCTTGTACGTGATTTTGTCAAAAATCAACTTGAAACAATTATGGAGGAAGAAAGGGAGCAGTTCTTTAAGGTGGAACACCCTGAATTGGAACAAGTGAAAAACCGTTATTATACTCGGACGCTTGATACCAAGCACGGTCATATCGACGACCTTGCCTTTCCCCGGGACCGCAACGGTGAATTTCAGACCGAGTTGTTTTATGCCCTACCAGCGTAACCCGTAACTGGGTTGATTTCCATGTAGTAGTTTACCCATTTCCTGTAATGTGCGCAAGCTGTGGCATTAGTCATTTCCTCCTTCAATAACCCAAGTCATTAGAACCTAATAAACGGCAAACATAAATAGTATCTCCATCCTCGTCCACGGTCACCACTCCTAAGTAGTCATCCCCTTCATCTTTAGAGCCGGCCTTCGAAAACCGTATTACTTCCTATGTAGATGGCCTGTTTATGGAAAAATAGAAGTACATTATTCGGCAGTTTGAAAATACACAAACGCCATTATAAAAAAGCCTTACCAGTCGCCCGAAATTCTAGTAACCCCTGCATGGATCTTAGCCCCAATTGTGCTGAAGCTATTCCCTTTTATGATACTAAAATCTTATATATAAAGCAGATATAATCATGTTTATTGCATAACAGTCTGACGGACTGCCCAACCTTTCCTTCCTATATACAGGCTAGAGATTATGACGATTAGGAGACAGGTCTTAATGAAAACCATATACGACTGTCGTAACCGTCGGCACCGTATTTTTAATATCCCATAAATGTACATAATTTCACAGCATTAATTGGGCTGTGACCTGCTCAACACAGCCTGTCCCATATTTTACGACGGTTACGACGGCTGATTAGAACTTTTTAGATATAGGCTACGGATAGTGACAACTACCGGAAAAGACACTAAAAGCCCTGCAGAGCTTTCTCTCTACAGAGCATTTCATTCTTTCTAAGAAGCATGAGAACCGTCCCCATGCTTCCACGAGTAACTCATACGCTTTCACGTCAAAATTGTTAAGCCTAAAAAAGGCTGGCAAGATTCTGCAGTTTTTATTGCATTCTTTATTATTTTTTACTTGAAAATACATTACATTTCAGCTGAAGTGCAAGAGGTTAACCCCCTAAATAATGAACCTTTATGTATTTAAAAATAGAAGAGAATCAGCTGATTTGGTCAACTGATTCTACTCTTCTACTACAAAATCACCCTTAACGGTTTGATCTTTATACTTTACTTCTAATTGATAAGCGCCCGGTCCAAGCTGTTCAAAGATGCTGCCATCAAGCCCATTCATAATTTGATTAGATTCAGGATTCGTGGGAAGCGAGCTACTTGTAACCTTCTCCCACTCGCTTTTATCTGGATTCATAATATTTAACTGAACATCCACCTGCTCTACACCTAAGTTTGATTCAGTTTCAACTAGGAAATTTACTTTCTCTCCTAATTCAAACACATTTATCGCCTCTAGCTCATTTTCACCAACGATTTCTCCAAAGACAATTCCAGCCGTTTTTTCTTCATTTGAACTAGAGCAAGCAGTCATAGTAAATATAAGTATGAGTAAAACTATTAACCTTTTCATCTATGTTTCTCCTTACTTAGTAAAAAAGAGTGAGCGCTAGGCCCACTCTTTTTTTAAAATAAATTACTCTGCATCGTAAACGTCAACAGTTACTTCTTCTTCGGTATCTATATTAACGCTGAATGCATCAACATGGTTAGAATCACCGTAAGAGAAATAGTTATTATTAGTAAAGTCGATTGTTAGTTCTTCTTGACCTTCATCATAACCATATACATAAACACTCACTGTACTTGTTCCATTAAATGCTACACCAGCTTCGTCTTCTGTACCATAAGTAGCATTAGTTACTGATAGTGGTTCACCACCTAAAGTAACTTTAAATTGATCAGCTAAATCACCTGTTTCTGATACCTCTTCAGTAAATGTTAGATCAATTTTATCAACATTATCATCACCAGCAGCTGTATGAGTCGCACTTACACTTGAATTAACAGTAGTAGTAATTCGAAGATCATCTACTGCTATTTCTTTACCACCATTAAGTGTTACTTTTTCAATTGTAAGGGTAGCACTGCCACCAACAACTTCTAATACATCCTCATCGCTTTGAAGTGTGAAGGAAGTAGCACCCCCATCGTTAGCAACACTTTTATTGTTTGATATTACATCAAAAGATTGAATGTTGTCTTTGACCTCACCGTCTTGAGTAACTTCAATGATTTCTTTAATCTTAGTAAAGAGATCATCTTGACTATTAAGTTCTAAGTCACTTTGTGTTTGGCTAACTTCAAACGGAGCTTCAGTGTTAGCGACTTCGATAGTTTCTGTAGCTACTACAAGGGAACCAACTGTAGCTTCAAGAGTGTACGTACCAGTTTTAGTGATGTCTATGTTGCTTCCTTCACCTACAGTCACAGAAGCACTACCTGAAACCTTACTTCCAACTTGATTACCATCTTCGTCATAAAGCTTCCAATCAGCCTCAGTAGCTCCAGCAACTTTTACACCATTTTTATCCACAGGGAATACTTTTACAGTCGTTTCATGGTTTGTAGTGTTTTTATCGTTATCATCATTTGCATAAAGGTCAAGTTCTTGTACACCTTCTAAACTATAACCAGTAATTGTTCCAGCTTCTACAACATTTACTTCGAAAGATTTAGAAATAGAGCCATCATCGTTAGAAACTGTAACCGTAGAAGTACCGAACTCTCCATCAACCGCATTAAGTGTAATGTCTTCAGTGCCTGAAGTTGTAGTTATCTCAGAAGAGCCGCTTGCAAGTTCGATGGAGTCTCCAGCTACTTCAACTGTAAGGGGCTCACTTCCAGAGAAGTCATCATCATACTGGTCTTGAAGCTGTACAGTTACATCAGCACTACCATCAACGGCTGAGTTAAGTGTTAGTGATCCATCTTCTAAGTTATTGTGGTCGAAAGCTAGTCCAGCAAATTCTGCTGCAGCGACTACTTCGATAGTTACAATTTCAGATACATCGCCATTCGTTACTCTAACATCCGCAGTACCTTCTGCACGTGGTGTTAATTGACCACTAGTTTCATCCACAATAAGGACGCTTGGAGTAAGAGATTCGTAAGTAACGTTACTGTTAGAAGCCTTTTCTCCATATTGGTCAAAGAATTGAACATCTAGTTCTTGGCTACTATCCCCAATTGCGATATCGTGATCTACTTCAAAATCTTCAGCTCCCCAATCAGCAACATTTCCAACATTATAAGCTGAAAATTCTGTTGCTTCACTTGCGTTTGCCGTAACTGTAAAGCGATCACTAGTTACTTCACCTGCTGAAATCGTTACAAATGCAGTATCACCATTATTAGGTAATTTGATTGTACCATTTGCAACAGTACCTGTAGTAGTATTAATGGTTGGTTCTGTTACTTCAGTAACATCTAGACCAGTAGTAGTCGTAATTGTATAATCAATTTCTGTAGCTTGACCAGGTTTGATTACTTGGTCTTGAACAGAAATTTCAGCAATATCACCTACTAAGTAATCGAAAGAGTCTGTAAGAGTTTCTTCACCAGCATTGATTGTTACATCATAAGTAGTTTCATCAGTAAGTTCATTGTAAAGATTAAGTGTTGCGGATTGACCATCTTCAGCTAACTCTACAGAGCTAACGAATTCACGGTCTCCATTGCCAGCAGCAACAGTTACGTCATTGCGATCAAAGTCTGCTACTTCGCCGTCAAATGTTACTTCAACACTTGTAGGGGTAATCGCACTTACACTTTCAACCTGCAATTCTGAAGTTGGTAGTTCATTGCCTTGTTCAATAAATTCATTAATGTTTTTCGCACCAGATGCTGACATTTTATCTGCAAGTGCATTATAGTCAACATTTTTGTTATTTACCTCAACTGATGTTGGCAACTTTTTAAAATTACCCTCATCATTGAAGTATGTACTGTAATCAGAATGTGATGAACCTATTGATTTAATATTTGCAAGCTCAGAATTAGAAATGGCTTCTAATTCATCAAAGTGAACATCACCATAACTGACGTCTGCAGCATTTGCAAAGGCTGGCACAGAAACCGCAGAAACTGATAGCGCAGCAGCTAGTGCTCCCGTTGATAAAACCTTGTATGGGACTTTACTCATGATTTTGCCTCCTGTAATTTAGGATTTTAGATGCCCCCCTCTAGTAATCCTGAGTTCTAAGAAAACAAGATTACTAGCAGGGTGCAAATTATTTGTTATTCTACGATTACTTCTGCATTTTCCAATACTTCTTGACTATAAACATTGCTATCAATTTCATTGTTGGTAAATGCATTATCTCCATTGAAACTTAAAGCAACTTGATCGCCATCTTCTGTTTCAAGATATACCGTTGATTCAGAAGTTGCATCTTCATTTATTTTTTGTGCATTATCCAATGTTATTGCAACTGTGTAGTATCCAGTGTTGATTGGGTCCACTACACTTGCACCAAGATCACTTACTGTAGTCACACCATCATCCTCATTTACAGTCACTACAAATTCAACATCCGTAGTTGTTTCACCGTCACTTACTTCGACAGTGAGTGTTGTTTCACCAGCTTCTTCAGCTGTCAGTTCTAGTTCACCGTCAACTACTTCAGCAGAAACAGTTGAGCCGGCTCCTTCTACTGATTCAACAGTCAATTCGTCACCGTCTTCATCAGTTGCAAGGTCGCTGCCTGAAAGTGTTAGTGATCCATCAAGATTCAGCTCTTGATCTTCAGCATCTGCTTCAGGTGCATTGTTAGCCTCTTCTTCATAATCTTCTGGATCCTCAGCATCTTCAACCTTAAGCTGTAGCGCTTCAGCAAAGCGGCTGTTCTTTCCAGTCAATGTTAGGCTAACTTCATCGCCTGCATCGATGTCGCGCAATGATTCAACAGACCAATCGTCTTTGTCATCGTCAGTTGCATCATATACTGCATCAGATGATTGAAGTTCATAAACAGTGCTGTCACCGAAGAACTCAATTTCACGAGCTCCGACACGAACGTCTTTAACGATCATATCTTCAAGTACAGGTTTTTGATCGTCTGATTTACCAGTAACAACTGTTCCAGCATCGTTAACCTCTAGTGTATAGAATTCTCCTTCTTCGACATCAAGGTCAGAATCATCTACATCATAGGTTACTTTCTCACCTTCAACTAGAGCGTCAATGCGTACAACATCGCCATCTTGTACAGCAACGTCAGTAATTAATGCAACAACGTCATTTTCATCAGCAACGACATTTTCGTAGGAGACGATTTGTGTAATATCTCCATCTTCATCATAGTAGATAACTGCATTGCCTTTGTTGATGTCGATTCCGTTCTCTTTTAGGTCGCCCCAAGTAGCTACATCAACATCATCTGTATCAGGGTCTTTTAAGTCATCTGCATCAGAAAGGTCATATACGAGTGTATTGTTATTGATGCGCTGACCATTTGCAAAGTCATCATCTTCATCGATATCTTCATCAAGTAATTCAGAGTTTAGGTTGAATTCTAACTCGTCAACATTACCGTCATCGTCTTCGATTACGTTAAGAATATTTCTGACTTGACCGTCGCCATGGTCTTTAATGTAGTCAATAACATTTACAACTTCTCCAATGACTTCATCATTGTCATCTACTGCAACGATAGATACGATGTTATCTCTTTCTTTAGTTACTACATTACCATCTTCATCAGCAAATTCGAAGTCATCAATTTCTACGTCAGTTCCTGGGAAATCTTTATCTATTTCATACTCAGTTTCTGAGTCATTTCCGTTTTCACCTTTAAGAACTGTGATTTGATCTAATTGACTAAGACCAAAGTCGTAAAGTTTGTTGTTACCGTCTTTGTTTACGCCTTCGATTTCAAAACGTGGGTTATCTAGATTATCGAAGTAGCCTTCAACGCCATCTTGCAAGTATAGATAGTTATCGTTAGTGTCAATACCTTCACGATCACCTTTAACGTATACTGCCTCGCCTCTCTGGTTTAGGTATACTGTTACATCTCCACCTGCCTGAAGTTCAAGCGCTTCATCTTCATCTAATGTTTCAAAGTCCCCATCATCTAGATATCTTGTAACTATATTGCTATTGATAGGTTCATAGTAGAATTTCTCTCCATCAATTTCAAAGCTGTCTTCAAATACATTTTCGATTTCACCAGACAATGTATTGTTGTATACAACAGCCAAACCGTCATCATGAGCATCTTCATTGAAGAAGATTAGATCGCCTTTTTCAATGTCATCAATGGAAATTTGTTTACCGTCTTTTACGATAACATAATCTTCAAGGTCAAGCTCATTATCATCCGCACCGATAGCAATGTCGCCGTCAACTTCGTCTACTAAGACAGGGTCTGCAGCTAAGTCATACGCATAAACACGCGCTACATCGCCATTATCGTCAAAGATGAGTTTTGCGTAGTCATATTTGTTACCTTCCAAATCTTCAACTTCATCATGACCTTTTTTAGTTACTTCGTCATTTTTAGAACCAGCTTCATTGTTAACGAAGAACTGAACATCATCTGCAAGGTCATAATCAATTTCTTCATCGATTGTCTCTACTTCATCTTTATCAGTTACTTCGATAGCATCATAGACTACTTCTTCATGAGTGATTAGGTTGAAGTCTGTAATGTTATCATCTTCATCATACCAGACAGCAATTTCTTGACCCAATGCTTCTTGGAAGTTGAAGTCGCTATCTTCTGGTACGTCTAATGTAACGGATTTTTCCCGATTATTATCATCGACATAAGAAATAGTGGCTTTACGATCTTCAGAATCAACGTCTGTTACACGTGCATCGTCATCATCATCTAAGAATTCTTCACGGACGAATGTCGTTTCAAGATCACCAATTTGCATTGTATATTGAACTAAACGCTCAATTTCATCTTTAGCATTTTCATTCGTGTTGTCATAAAGCAAGATTTCAGCAGACTTGCCATTAGCTGCAAGTTCGACACTTTCAACACCTACACGCTCAAGGCTAGCAGTTTTGTAAATGCTGATGTCAGCCTTATCAATAGAACTCATTGGTTTGTTAAAATCAACAGATAGCACGTGACCATCATCCGTAAGCGCACTTACATCTGTAATTGCTTGCTTAGCAGAATCCGGGTTCAGCGCACCATGAAGCATGGTTGCGAATGCACCACGAGAGATTTCTTCTTTTGGACGGAAATCATCCGTTGCAACTGTTAGGCCAAGATTAGCCAATACTTGTACGTTGGCTTCATGGGATGGACTAACGTTGTCTAAGTTAATGTCTACATCCTCACCATCATCGTACTCGTCAAGGCCAAGTCCGCTTACAAGTACGGAAGCCATTTGTTCACGAGTGATGTCTGCACTCGGATTGAATTCGCCATTGTTACCAACAAAAGCGCCTGCTTCTGTTACGGCAGCAATTTGTTCAGCGTACAGGCTGTCTGCATCAACGTCGTCATATACGGACAGTACACTGTCAACGTCAGCTGGTGTATCAAGTTCCAGCGCATTAGCAAGCATAACGGCTACTTGCTGGCGAGTAACGTTGTCGTAAACGCCGAATGAGCCGTCTTCATAGCCGGCAACGATGCCTTGCTCTGCTAGGGCCATAATCCCTTCGTAGTGTGAGTCACCTTCCTGAACGTCAGTAAAAGATACTGAATCTGCTGATACAGCAGGTGCAACTACTGCTACTGCAGCTGTTGCCGCCAAAGATGACGCAGCAAACTTGCGATAATTTTTCTGGTCTGCCATAAAAATTTATCCTCCCTTTAATTGATCACATTATTAATACTATTTCCCGGATCATATGGAGAAGCATATGTAATACAAGGAAATAGAATTTCACCTAGCAATCTATTGATTCCATTTCAGTATAGGCATTTCCGCGATTTTTGTCAACTATATACTAGGACTTTTTTTAGCTGTTTTGTGCCTCTGATCTGCTATGATTATTGCGTTGTATTAACTAGGTCTGACTGTAAGTTTACTAGAAATGACCTACTAAATGCAAGCTTGTTTCACGCTTTTCATTATTTACCTTCTCTACCATATTTATTATCCTTTTCCAGCGGTCACGGGCTACTTTAACGCTACATTCGTACACTGCCAATCCTTGGGAAGTAGTCAATAAAAAACGAACCACACGATGGGAATATATGTGGTCCGTTCATTGGTTATGACTAATTCTTATTTCGTTTTCGAATGACTTTTAAAAGGAAGGTTGGCAGTACTAACTGCCGTTTCCACCGCCATGGTTCGACAATTAGCCGGTACAGCCACTCCAGGCCAAGTTTGCGCGTCCAGGCGGGGGCTCGTTTTGTATTGCCGGCGATGACATCGAACGAGCCGCCGACGCCTTGGAATACGGACACGTGCAGGCGGGATTGGTTTTTCCTGATCCATTCCTCTTGCCTCGGGCTGCCCATCGCTACAAACAGAATGTCTGCCTGTGACTGGTTAATGGTATCAATGATGTATTCGTTGGATTCGGTATAGCCATGCAGTACACCGGCGACTTGCAAATTCGGATAGTCCTGGATTAGTTGCGCTTTTGCTGCCTCTGCTACACCCGGTTTGGCACCGTACAGGAAGATCCGCTTCTCTTGTTTGGCTGCTTCGCGGACGATTTCCATCATTAAATCAATGCCGGTAATCCGGTTGGTGATTTGTCCGCCCTTCAGTTTGGAGGCAAGCAGCACGCCGACACCATCCGGTATTTGGTAATCGGCTGTGTTGATCAAGTCCCGTAATTCGGGGTTTTGCTCGGCCTTCATGATCTTTTCCGGATTGACGGCAACGATAAAGGCTTGCTGTTTTTCCTTGATACGATGGAACAGTTGCCGGATTAAGCTATCATAGGTTTCATTTGATACATCCACGTTCAATATGGTTTCTTTGTTCGCCATTTTCCGTTCACCTGTTCTTTGTATCTCCTAAACGGATAAAGTCAAATCCGGCTGCGCGCCATTCCGCTTCAGGGAGACAGTTTTTCGTATCGAGAACAATCTTATGCTGCATCGCCCTGGCTATTTCTGCCGGGTTATAGGCCTTGAATTCATCATGGTCGGTTAAGATAACGACGATTGCTGCATCCGCTATAGCTTCGTCAAGGTCGGTCACTTGATGCGGGACGCGGATATCTTGCATATGCGGGTCGTACACTGTATAGTCCATGTGAATCTGATTTAAGTGTTCCATGATTTTCAGTGACGGGCTTTCCCGCATGTCGTCGACGTTTCCTTTAAACGATAGACCGAGAAGCGCGACCTTAGGCTGGGCGAGCTTATATGTTTCATGAAGGATGTGCCAGATTTTATCCGCTGTGTATACCGGCATATCATCATTTGTACGTCGTGCCAGTGCAATCATTCGGGCGATGTCCGGCTGCTGTTCGGCCAGGAACCACGGATCAACCGCGATACAGTGGCCGCCGACACCAGGGCCCGGCTGATGAATGTTGACCCGGGGGTGGTAGTTCGCCAAACGGATCGCTTCCCACACGTTAATGCCTATCTCCTCACTCAGCTTAGCCAGCTCGTTCGCGAAGGCGATGTTGACATCCCGATACGTATTCTCCATCACTTTCGCCATTTCGGCGGTGGTGGCGTCTGTCAGGTGGATGTTTCCTTGCACAAATGTTTGATAAATGGCTTTCGTTCGTTTGCCTGATTCTTCATTAACTCCGCCAACAATC from Lentibacillus cibarius carries:
- a CDS encoding S-layer homology domain-containing protein — translated: MADQKNYRKFAASSLAATAAVAVVAPAVSADSVSFTDVQEGDSHYEGIMALAEQGIVAGYEDGSFGVYDNVTRQQVAVMLANALELDTPADVDSVLSVYDDVDADSLYAEQIAAVTEAGAFVGNNGEFNPSADITREQMASVLVSGLGLDEYDDGEDVDINLDNVSPSHEANVQVLANLGLTVATDDFRPKEEISRGAFATMLHGALNPDSAKQAITDVSALTDDGHVLSVDFNKPMSSIDKADISIYKTASLERVGVESVELAANGKSAEILLYDNTNENAKDEIERLVQYTMQIGDLETTFVREEFLDDDDDARVTDVDSEDRKATISYVDDNNREKSVTLDVPEDSDFNFQEALGQEIAVWYDEDDNITDFNLITHEEVVYDAIEVTDKDEVETIDEEIDYDLADDVQFFVNNEAGSKNDEVTKKGHDEVEDLEGNKYDYAKLIFDDNGDVARVYAYDLAADPVLVDEVDGDIAIGADDNELDLEDYVIVKDGKQISIDDIEKGDLIFFNEDAHDDGLAVVYNNTLSGEIENVFEDSFEIDGEKFYYEPINSNIVTRYLDDGDFETLDEDEALELQAGGDVTVYLNQRGEAVYVKGDREGIDTNDNYLYLQDGVEGYFDNLDNPRFEIEGVNKDGNNKLYDFGLSQLDQITVLKGENGNDSETEYEIDKDFPGTDVEIDDFEFADEDGNVVTKERDNIVSIVAVDDNDEVIGEVVNVIDYIKDHGDGQVRNILNVIEDDDGNVDELEFNLNSELLDEDIDEDDDFANGQRINNNTLVYDLSDADDLKDPDTDDVDVATWGDLKENGIDINKGNAVIYYDEDGDITQIVSYENVVADENDVVALITDVAVQDGDVVRIDALVEGEKVTYDVDDSDLDVEEGEFYTLEVNDAGTVVTGKSDDQKPVLEDMIVKDVRVGAREIEFFGDSTVYELQSSDAVYDATDDDKDDWSVESLRDIDAGDEVSLTLTGKNSRFAEALQLKVEDAEDPEDYEEEANNAPEADAEDQELNLDGSLTLSGSDLATDEDGDELTVESVEGAGSTVSAEVVDGELELTAEEAGETTLTVEVSDGETTTDVEFVVTVNEDDGVTTVSDLGASVVDPINTGYYTVAITLDNAQKINEDATSESTVYLETEDGDQVALSFNGDNAFTNNEIDSNVYSQEVLENAEVIVE
- a CDS encoding Ig-like domain-containing protein, which translates into the protein MSKVPYKVLSTGALAAALSVSAVSVPAFANAADVSYGDVHFDELEAISNSELANIKSIGSSHSDYSTYFNDEGNFKKLPTSVEVNNKNVDYNALADKMSASGAKNINEFIEQGNELPTSELQVESVSAITPTSVEVTFDGEVADFDRNDVTVAAGNGDREFVSSVELAEDGQSATLNLYNELTDETTYDVTINAGEETLTDSFDYLVGDIAEISVQDQVIKPGQATEIDYTITTTTGLDVTEVTEPTINTTTGTVANGTIKLPNNGDTAFVTISAGEVTSDRFTVTANASEATEFSAYNVGNVADWGAEDFEVDHDIAIGDSSQELDVQFFDQYGEKASNSNVTYESLTPSVLIVDETSGQLTPRAEGTADVRVTNGDVSEIVTIEVVAAAEFAGLAFDHNNLEDGSLTLNSAVDGSADVTVQLQDQYDDDFSGSEPLTVEVAGDSIELASGSSEITTTSGTEDITLNAVDGEFGTSTVTVSNDDGSISKSFEVNVVEAGTITGYSLEGVQELDLYANDDNDKNTTNHETTVKVFPVDKNGVKVAGATEADWKLYDEDGNQVGSKVSGSASVTVGEGSNIDITKTGTYTLEATVGSLVVATETIEVANTEAPFEVSQTQSDLELNSQDDLFTKIKEIIEVTQDGEVKDNIQSFDVISNNKSVANDGGATSFTLQSDEDVLEVVGGSATLTIEKVTLNGGKEIAVDDLRITTTVNSSVSATHTAAGDDNVDKIDLTFTEEVSETGDLADQFKVTLGGEPLSVTNATYGTEDEAGVAFNGTSTVSVYVYGYDEGQEELTIDFTNNNYFSYGDSNHVDAFSVNIDTEEEVTVDVYDAE
- a CDS encoding nucleotide sugar dehydrogenase; the encoded protein is MVKKICVIGLGYIGLPTSIIFAKHGFQVHGMDVNADVVRNLNHKQLHIEEPGLQEALTEVVDSGHLTFATAPVEADVFIIAVPSPITDNKTANLDYVKAATESIVPYVQAGNLVVLESTVPPRTVEDVMLPVLEETGLSIGSELYVAHSPERVIPGKIFKELEANDRIVGGVNEESGKRTKAIYQTFVQGNIHLTDATTAEMAKVMENTYRDVNIAFANELAKLSEEIGINVWEAIRLANYHPRVNIHQPGPGVGGHCIAVDPWFLAEQQPDIARMIALARRTNDDMPVYTADKIWHILHETYKLAQPKVALLGLSFKGNVDDMRESPSLKIMEHLNQIHMDYTVYDPHMQDIRVPHQVTDLDEAIADAAIVVILTDHDEFKAYNPAEIARAMQHKIVLDTKNCLPEAEWRAAGFDFIRLGDTKNR
- a CDS encoding WecB/TagA/CpsF family glycosyltransferase, coding for MANKETILNVDVSNETYDSLIRQLFHRIKEKQQAFIVAVNPEKIMKAEQNPELRDLINTADYQIPDGVGVLLASKLKGGQITNRITGIDLMMEIVREAAKQEKRIFLYGAKPGVAEAAKAQLIQDYPNLQVAGVLHGYTESNEYIIDTINQSQADILFVAMGSPRQEEWIRKNQSRLHVSVFQGVGGSFDVIAGNTKRAPAWTRKLGLEWLYRLIVEPWRWKRQLVLPTFLLKVIRKRNKN